A genomic segment from Nicotiana sylvestris chromosome 1, ASM39365v2, whole genome shotgun sequence encodes:
- the LOC104239552 gene encoding tubby-like F-box protein 3 isoform X1, with protein sequence MKWGYGSKSRSRHSSVVAVAEETEGIEIDEEFIESYWANLPSELLREVLKRIEDTESKWPLRKNVVACAGVCRSWREIMKELVKTPEVSGKLTFPISVKQPGPRETLLQCFIKRNQATQTYHLYLSLTQALADDGKFLLAARKYRRPTCTDYIISLDADEMSKGGGTCIGKLRSNFLGTKFTVYDAILPYAGAKMVKSRSTRLVGSKQMNPRVPAGNYEVAHISYELNVLGASRGPRRMHCVMDAIPVSSIKPGGVAPIQVDFPMGNSDSSLPLRFLRSKSNRMEKSLSGPLETQREGSLVLKNKAPRWHEQLQCWCLNFHGRVTVASVKNFQLVASPENGVAGPEHEKVILQFGKVGKDVFTMDYRYPLSAFQAFAICLSSFDTKIACE encoded by the exons ATGAAGTGGGGTTATGGGTCTAAATCAAGATCTCGCCACAGCTCAGTGGTAGCTGTGGCAGAGGAAACAGAAGGGATTGAGATTGATGAAGAGTTTATAGAAAGCTATTGGGCTAATTTGCCTTCAGAGTTATTAAGAGAAGTTCTTAAAAGGATTGAGGATACAGAATCTAAATGGCCTTTGAGAAAAAATGTTGTGGCTTGTGCTGGAGTTTGTAGGAGCTGGAGAGAGATTATGAAGGAATTGGTAAAGACCCCTGAAGTTTCTGGCAAATTAACTTTCCCAATTTCAGTTAAGcag CCTGGTCCACGAGAGACACTCCTTCAGTGTTTTATAAAGCGAAACCAGGCAACACAAACATATCATCTTTACCTCAGTTTGACTCAAG CATTGGCTGATGATGGCAAGTTTCTCCTTGCTGCTCGGAAATACAGGAGGCCGACCTGCACTGACTACATTATATCACTAGATGCAGATGAAATGTCAAAGGGAGGTGGAACTTGTATCGGGAAACTAAG ATCAAATTTCCTTGGAACCAAGTTCACTGTGTATGATGCTATTCTACCTTATGCTGGAGCCAAAATGGTGAAGAGCCGTTCCACTAGGCTTGTGGGCTCAAAACAAATGAATCCTAGAGTGCCTGCTGGAAACTATGAAGTTGCTCATATTTCGTACGAGTTGAATGTACTTGGAGCCAG CAGGGGGCCGAGAAGAATGCACTGTGTAATGGATGCTATCCCGGTTTCTTCCATTAAACCTGGAGGTGTAGCTCCAATACAGGTTGATTTTCCAATGGGCAATAGTGATTCCTCACTTCCACTTCGGTTTCTTCGATCCAAATCAAATCGCATGGAGAAGTCCTTATCTGGACCTTTAGAAACTCAAAGAGAAGGTTCACTTGTTCTGAAAAACAAGGCTCCCAGATGGCATGAGCAGCTCCAGTGCTGGTGCTTGAACTTTCATGGTCGCGTAACTGTCGCCTCGGTCAAGAACTTTCAGTTGGTGGCTTCTCCAGAGAATGGTGTGGCTGGACCAGAACACGAGAAAGTTATTCTGCAGTTTGGCAAAGTAGGGAAGGACGTGTTTACAATGGATTACCGCTATCCACTATCAGCATTCCAGGCATTCGCTATATGCCTTAGCAGCTTTGACACTAAAATTGCTTGTGAATGA
- the LOC104239552 gene encoding tubby-like F-box protein 3 isoform X2 has translation MKWGYGSKSRSRHSSVVAVAEETEGIEIDEEFIESYWANLPSELLREVLKRIEDTESKWPLRKNVVACAGVCRSWREIMKELVKTPEVSGKLTFPISVKQPGPRETLLQCFIKRNQATQTYHLYLSLTQALADDGKFLLAARKYRRPTCTDYIISLDADEMSKGGGTCIGKLRSNFLGTKFTVYDAILPYAGAKMVKSRSTRLVGSKQMNPRVPAGNYEVAHISYELNVLGARGPRRMHCVMDAIPVSSIKPGGVAPIQVDFPMGNSDSSLPLRFLRSKSNRMEKSLSGPLETQREGSLVLKNKAPRWHEQLQCWCLNFHGRVTVASVKNFQLVASPENGVAGPEHEKVILQFGKVGKDVFTMDYRYPLSAFQAFAICLSSFDTKIACE, from the exons ATGAAGTGGGGTTATGGGTCTAAATCAAGATCTCGCCACAGCTCAGTGGTAGCTGTGGCAGAGGAAACAGAAGGGATTGAGATTGATGAAGAGTTTATAGAAAGCTATTGGGCTAATTTGCCTTCAGAGTTATTAAGAGAAGTTCTTAAAAGGATTGAGGATACAGAATCTAAATGGCCTTTGAGAAAAAATGTTGTGGCTTGTGCTGGAGTTTGTAGGAGCTGGAGAGAGATTATGAAGGAATTGGTAAAGACCCCTGAAGTTTCTGGCAAATTAACTTTCCCAATTTCAGTTAAGcag CCTGGTCCACGAGAGACACTCCTTCAGTGTTTTATAAAGCGAAACCAGGCAACACAAACATATCATCTTTACCTCAGTTTGACTCAAG CATTGGCTGATGATGGCAAGTTTCTCCTTGCTGCTCGGAAATACAGGAGGCCGACCTGCACTGACTACATTATATCACTAGATGCAGATGAAATGTCAAAGGGAGGTGGAACTTGTATCGGGAAACTAAG ATCAAATTTCCTTGGAACCAAGTTCACTGTGTATGATGCTATTCTACCTTATGCTGGAGCCAAAATGGTGAAGAGCCGTTCCACTAGGCTTGTGGGCTCAAAACAAATGAATCCTAGAGTGCCTGCTGGAAACTATGAAGTTGCTCATATTTCGTACGAGTTGAATGTACTTGGAGCCAG GGGGCCGAGAAGAATGCACTGTGTAATGGATGCTATCCCGGTTTCTTCCATTAAACCTGGAGGTGTAGCTCCAATACAGGTTGATTTTCCAATGGGCAATAGTGATTCCTCACTTCCACTTCGGTTTCTTCGATCCAAATCAAATCGCATGGAGAAGTCCTTATCTGGACCTTTAGAAACTCAAAGAGAAGGTTCACTTGTTCTGAAAAACAAGGCTCCCAGATGGCATGAGCAGCTCCAGTGCTGGTGCTTGAACTTTCATGGTCGCGTAACTGTCGCCTCGGTCAAGAACTTTCAGTTGGTGGCTTCTCCAGAGAATGGTGTGGCTGGACCAGAACACGAGAAAGTTATTCTGCAGTTTGGCAAAGTAGGGAAGGACGTGTTTACAATGGATTACCGCTATCCACTATCAGCATTCCAGGCATTCGCTATATGCCTTAGCAGCTTTGACACTAAAATTGCTTGTGAATGA